Proteins co-encoded in one Columba livia isolate bColLiv1 breed racing homer chromosome 14, bColLiv1.pat.W.v2, whole genome shotgun sequence genomic window:
- the LOC102088914 gene encoding LON peptidase N-terminal domain and RING finger protein 3 isoform X2 — protein MSRGPPSPSSPPRGESPSRQPLGPGSGDLDMLRCPSCFLLLWKPVTVSCGHSFCKPCLGGSLPPRCPLCQERLKLLGVGTARCNVVLCGLLEKCVEREIRLAWLAAHVQDRLTRGDAEEALRMAQKGVELAPDASSLLLCRAEAFTALGQHKRALEDLDAVCKAEPGEHEGFFRKGKVLLKMGQRAEALMAWEHCLTLSPHFHPARREMEKILAEDAPQPCTAAAHPDVAHQGSTGPQVDGGSPVFPSSSPQVRDQEGERADGRGDAEHGQGTATLSQPGRQQEQDTSAERQDRWLVDNEEETAAAKDTQPSLWELLSISDLECSLCIRMFFEPVTTPCGHTFCKECLERCLDHRPNCPLCKQSLREYLKDGSYSPTVLLQDIMLATFPAQLAQRRDLHQAEMAELSNLTNNIPIFVCTMSFPGIACPLHVFEPRYRLMIRRCQETGTRRFGMCIYEDGKSFADYGCMLEIRQIELLADGRSLVDTIGQRRFRVLSRGHRDGYNTADIEYLEDKKVAGEELQELQCLHESTYCLAQRFCEHGDLASRHVLVQHGPLPEKEEDIQVVPCGKGCSE, from the exons ATGAGCCGCGGGCCCCCCAGCCCGTCCTCCCCACCCCGGGGGGAGAGCCCCTCCCGGCAACCCCTCGGGCCCGGGAGCGGGGACTTGGACATGTTGCGCTGCCCctcctgctttcttctcctctggaaGCCGGTGACCGTGTCCTGCGGTCACTCTTTCTGCAAGCCGTGCCTTGGGGGGTCCCTGCCCCCCCGCTGCCCgctgtgccaggagaggttgaAGCTGCTAGGCGTTGGGACGGCGAGGTGCAACGTGGTGCTCTGCGGCCTCCTGGAGAAATGCGTGGAGCGGGAGATCCGGCTGGCCTGGCTGGCGGCACATGTCCAGGACCGTCTCACCCGTGGGGATGCAGAGGAAGCGCTGAGGATGGCTCAGAAAGGGGTCGAGTTGG CCCCAGACGCCAGCTCCCTGCTGCTGTGCCGGGCAGAGGCATTCACAGCACTGGGACAGCACAAGCGGGCACTGGAGGACCTGGACGCTGTGTGCAAGGCTGAGCCTGGAGAGCATGAG GGCTTTTTCAGGAAAGGGAAGGTGCTTCtgaagatgggacagagagctgAAGCCCTGATGGCATGGGAACACTGCCTGACACTCAGTCCCCATTTCCATCCTGCTCggagagagatggagaag ATCCTTGCAGAGGATGCTCCTCAGCCATGCACGGCTGCTGCACACCCAGATGTTGCTCACCAGGGCTCGACTGGTCCCCAGGTTGATGGAGGGAGCCCTGTGTTCCCATCCTCCTCCCCACAAGTTCGG GATCAGGAGGGAGAGCGAGCGGATGGCAGAGGGGACGCTGAGCATGGCCAGGGGACAGCCACCCTTTCCCAGCCGGGACGACAGCAGGAACAAGACACTTCAGCAGAGAGGCAGGACCGGTGGTTGGTAG ATAATGAagaggaaacagcagcagcaaaggatACCCAGCCATCCCTTTGGGAGCTACTGAGCATATCTGACTTGGAGTGCTCCCTCTGCATACG GATGTTCTTCGAGCCGGTGACAACGCCGTGTGGACACACCTTCTGCAAGGAGTGCCTCGAACGCTGCCTGGACCACCGGCCCAACTGTCCCCTCTGCAAACAGAGCCTGAGAGAG TACCTGAAGGACGGAAGCTACAGCCCCACCGTGCTGCTGCAGGACATCATGCTGGCCACCTTCCCTGCACAGCTGGCCCAGCGCCGGGATCTGCACCAGGCAGAGATGGCAGAGCTCTCCAA CCTGACCAACAACATCCCCATCTTTGTATGCACAATGTCCTTCCCTGGAATCGCCTGCCCTCTGCATGTCTTTGAACCTCGTTACCGCCTCATGATCCGGCGGTGCCAGGAGACCGGCACGAGGAGGTTTGGCATGTGTATATATGAGGACGGGAAAAG TTTTGCTGACTACGGCTGCATGCTGGAGATCCGGCAGATCGAGCTGCTGGCGGATGGGAGGTCCTTGGTGGACACCATTGGCCAGCGGCGGTTCCGGGTGCTGAGCCGTGGACACAGGGACGGCTACAACACTGCAGACATCGAGTACCTGGAGGACAAGAAG GTGGCTggggaggagctgcaggagctgcagtgcctGCATGAAAGCACCTACTGCTTGGCTCAGCGGTTCTGTGAGCATGGAGACCTTGCCTCCAGGCATGTTTTGGTGCAGCATGGACCGCTGCCGGAGAAGGAAGAGGACATCCAGGTAGTGCCCTGTGGGAAGGGATGCTCTGAATAG
- the LOC102088914 gene encoding LON peptidase N-terminal domain and RING finger protein 1 isoform X1 — MSRGPPSPSSPPRGESPSRQPLGPGSGDLDMLRCPSCFLLLWKPVTVSCGHSFCKPCLGGSLPPRCPLCQERLKLLGVGTARCNVVLCGLLEKCVEREIRLAWLAAHVQDRLTRGDAEEALRMAQKGVELAPDASSLLLCRAEAFTALGQHKRALEDLDAVCKAEPGEHEGFFRKGKVLLKMGQRAEALMAWEHCLTLSPHFHPARREMEKILAEDAPQPCTAAAHPDVAHQGSTGPQVDGGSPVFPSSSPQVRDQEGERADGRGDAEHGQGTATLSQPGRQQEQDTSAERQDRWLVDNEEETAAAKDTQPSLWELLSISDLECSLCIRMFFEPVTTPCGHTFCKECLERCLDHRPNCPLCKQSLREYLKDGSYSPTVLLQDIMLATFPAQLAQRRDLHQAEMAELSNLTNNIPIFVCTMSFPGIACPLHVFEPRYRLMIRRCQETGTRRFGMCIYEDGKSFADYGCMLEIRQIELLADGRSLVDTIGQRRFRVLSRGHRDGYNTADIEYLEDKKVAGEELQELQCLHESTYCLAQRFCEHGDLASRHVLVQHGPLPEKEEDIQALPDGPTWCWWLISILPLDPSYQLNLFSSTSLRARLTQLQRILTSLLQQPPPGHPLLEYNSRGRV; from the exons ATGAGCCGCGGGCCCCCCAGCCCGTCCTCCCCACCCCGGGGGGAGAGCCCCTCCCGGCAACCCCTCGGGCCCGGGAGCGGGGACTTGGACATGTTGCGCTGCCCctcctgctttcttctcctctggaaGCCGGTGACCGTGTCCTGCGGTCACTCTTTCTGCAAGCCGTGCCTTGGGGGGTCCCTGCCCCCCCGCTGCCCgctgtgccaggagaggttgaAGCTGCTAGGCGTTGGGACGGCGAGGTGCAACGTGGTGCTCTGCGGCCTCCTGGAGAAATGCGTGGAGCGGGAGATCCGGCTGGCCTGGCTGGCGGCACATGTCCAGGACCGTCTCACCCGTGGGGATGCAGAGGAAGCGCTGAGGATGGCTCAGAAAGGGGTCGAGTTGG CCCCAGACGCCAGCTCCCTGCTGCTGTGCCGGGCAGAGGCATTCACAGCACTGGGACAGCACAAGCGGGCACTGGAGGACCTGGACGCTGTGTGCAAGGCTGAGCCTGGAGAGCATGAG GGCTTTTTCAGGAAAGGGAAGGTGCTTCtgaagatgggacagagagctgAAGCCCTGATGGCATGGGAACACTGCCTGACACTCAGTCCCCATTTCCATCCTGCTCggagagagatggagaag ATCCTTGCAGAGGATGCTCCTCAGCCATGCACGGCTGCTGCACACCCAGATGTTGCTCACCAGGGCTCGACTGGTCCCCAGGTTGATGGAGGGAGCCCTGTGTTCCCATCCTCCTCCCCACAAGTTCGG GATCAGGAGGGAGAGCGAGCGGATGGCAGAGGGGACGCTGAGCATGGCCAGGGGACAGCCACCCTTTCCCAGCCGGGACGACAGCAGGAACAAGACACTTCAGCAGAGAGGCAGGACCGGTGGTTGGTAG ATAATGAagaggaaacagcagcagcaaaggatACCCAGCCATCCCTTTGGGAGCTACTGAGCATATCTGACTTGGAGTGCTCCCTCTGCATACG GATGTTCTTCGAGCCGGTGACAACGCCGTGTGGACACACCTTCTGCAAGGAGTGCCTCGAACGCTGCCTGGACCACCGGCCCAACTGTCCCCTCTGCAAACAGAGCCTGAGAGAG TACCTGAAGGACGGAAGCTACAGCCCCACCGTGCTGCTGCAGGACATCATGCTGGCCACCTTCCCTGCACAGCTGGCCCAGCGCCGGGATCTGCACCAGGCAGAGATGGCAGAGCTCTCCAA CCTGACCAACAACATCCCCATCTTTGTATGCACAATGTCCTTCCCTGGAATCGCCTGCCCTCTGCATGTCTTTGAACCTCGTTACCGCCTCATGATCCGGCGGTGCCAGGAGACCGGCACGAGGAGGTTTGGCATGTGTATATATGAGGACGGGAAAAG TTTTGCTGACTACGGCTGCATGCTGGAGATCCGGCAGATCGAGCTGCTGGCGGATGGGAGGTCCTTGGTGGACACCATTGGCCAGCGGCGGTTCCGGGTGCTGAGCCGTGGACACAGGGACGGCTACAACACTGCAGACATCGAGTACCTGGAGGACAAGAAG GTGGCTggggaggagctgcaggagctgcagtgcctGCATGAAAGCACCTACTGCTTGGCTCAGCGGTTCTGTGAGCATGGAGACCTTGCCTCCAGGCATGTTTTGGTGCAGCATGGACCGCTGCCGGAGAAGGAAGAGGACATCCAG GCTTTGCCAGATGGCCCGACATGGTGCTGGTGGCTCATCTCCATCCTGCCCCTTGACCCGTCCTACCAGCTGAACCTCTTCTCCAGCACGTCCCTGCGTGCCCGCCTCACCCAGCTGCAGCGCATCCTcacctccctgctgcagcagccgccCCCTGGCCACCCACTGCTCGAGTACAACTCCCGGGGCCGCGTCTGA